The following is a genomic window from bacterium.
AAGACGAAATGGCTCACCTTGACCGTTGCCGCCGCCGCGATTTTCGTCCCGGCTGCCGCCTTCGCCCAGGAGGCGGGCGGCCCCCGCATCGGCGTGGGCACCGGCCTCATCCTCTCGATTGTCTACGGCCTCGTGGGGATATTGCTCCTCATGATCGGCTTCAAGATCTTCGAGTGGATCACGCCGTTTTCGGTGGACGATGAGCTCAAGAACCAGAACACCGCCGTCGGCCTCGCGGTGGGCGCCATGTTCATCGCCATCGCCGTCATCATCGCCGCCGCGCTCAGCTAGAAGGCCGCGCGCGGGGCGCGGGAGGAGGTGAGGGCGCTTGGGCCTCATGGCCGCGAAGACAGATCTTGCGCTCAAAATTCCGCTGGCGGACCCGCTCTTCTACTCCCTGCAGGGAGAGGGCGCGACGCTGGGGAGGCCCTCGGTCTTCGTGCGCCTGATGGGCTGCACCGTCGGCTGCGCCTGGTGCGACACGAAGTACAGCTGGGCGGGGCCCCCGGTGCTGGAACTTTCCCTGGAGGACATCCTCGCCTACTGCCGGGAGCGGCCGGGCGCTCAGGTCATCGTCACCGGCGGCGAGCCGCTGGAGAGCGAGTTTCTCCTCCCCCTCCTCGTTGCCCTGAAAGAAGCGGGCCTTCGCACCGAGATCGAGACCTCGGGCTACATTCCGCCGGCGGATGCGATCGCCCGCCTCGCCGATCAGTGGAACGTCTCGCCCAAACTCCAATCCGCGAATATTCCGGAGAACAAACAGCCGGTGACCCTCGGCTGGCTCCATGAGGTGAAGGAGCCCTATCTCAAGTTCGTTCTGCACAAGGTGGAAGAGTTCGAAGAGGTGGAAAGCCTCCTCGAAAAATATGACCTCTCCGATTTCCCCAGGGAGCGCATCATCATCTCCCCCGGCGGGAAGAAGATGGAGCACATGGAAAAGCGCCTCCGCCCCCTCGCCGAGGAAGCTTTGCGGCGCGGCTACAGATTCACGCCGCGGCTCCATGTCCTGCTCTGGGGAGACAAGCGGGGGGTGTAGCCGCCTCATTTCAAGCGGATACCAAACATGAAAAGAGAAGAGTTGGGTCGTAAAATTCAAAGGAGGTGTTCATGGGGGAACAATTAAAACACTTCTCGGACAAGCTCGAAAACGAAACGGACTCATGGGATCTGAAAGTGGCGCTTGGGGCGGGCGAAAAAATCGTGATTGTGGATGCTCGCGCGCGGGAACTCTTCGAAAGAGAACATATCCCCGGTGCCATCAACATTCCCCATGCGGCGATGAACCCGGAAACGACGAAGGCGCTCGATAAAAATGCACTCATCGTGACCTATTGCGACGGCATTGGATGCAATGCTTCCACCAAGGGCGCATTGAACATGGTTCGGCTTGGATTTCGTGTCAAAGAGTTAATGGGCGGCATCGAGTGGTGGAAGAGAGACGGCTACGAGACGGAAGGAGAGCCCCGATGAGGTAACGGAAAGAAACAA
Proteins encoded in this region:
- a CDS encoding DUF350 domain-containing protein, which codes for MKTKWLTLTVAAAAIFVPAAAFAQEAGGPRIGVGTGLILSIVYGLVGILLLMIGFKIFEWITPFSVDDELKNQNTAVGLAVGAMFIAIAVIIAAALS
- a CDS encoding 7-carboxy-7-deazaguanine synthase QueE, yielding MAAKTDLALKIPLADPLFYSLQGEGATLGRPSVFVRLMGCTVGCAWCDTKYSWAGPPVLELSLEDILAYCRERPGAQVIVTGGEPLESEFLLPLLVALKEAGLRTEIETSGYIPPADAIARLADQWNVSPKLQSANIPENKQPVTLGWLHEVKEPYLKFVLHKVEEFEEVESLLEKYDLSDFPRERIIISPGGKKMEHMEKRLRPLAEEALRRGYRFTPRLHVLLWGDKRGV
- a CDS encoding rhodanese-like domain-containing protein, with the protein product MFMGEQLKHFSDKLENETDSWDLKVALGAGEKIVIVDARARELFEREHIPGAINIPHAAMNPETTKALDKNALIVTYCDGIGCNASTKGALNMVRLGFRVKELMGGIEWWKRDGYETEGEPR